In Fusarium oxysporum f. sp. lycopersici 4287 chromosome 2, whole genome shotgun sequence, a genomic segment contains:
- a CDS encoding thimet oligopeptidase — MAPDKYRNPPQAPPLFTATPESIAADTKKLCDATKNVLDSVTANVTADKASFANVLEPILIDENLAATQRRILTFYHHVSTNKELRDASTEAESAFNDFGIECNMREDVFNAVDAAYANRASQDLTKEQAHVLEKERQKYIRNGLRLPAGPKRDRFKEIQKRLSELEIKAQKNLNEEKGAIWFTPEELKGVPSDDIDIDSLEKGTGENEGKVKLSFKYNHYFPLIKYAIDADTRRKYTIAESNKANVNVPIFQEIITLRDEAARLLGYDNHAALRIEEKMAKTPAAVRTFLDDLRNRLAEGGAKEINALKEYKKKDYEERGLSFDDSFYMWDTSFYSRIQKEKEYSVDEAAISQYFPVESTFAGMLKIFEEIFGFVFVELKPEERARLSPTGKAEDIVWHEDVLIYSVWDDEASGSSFNGYLYLDLHPRDNKYGHNANFNLEPGYVTEDGKKHYPVTALVCNFSKPTPKKPSLLKHHEVVTLFHELGHGIHDLAGRTRYSYFHGTSTVLDFVEAPSQMLENWCWTPSVLKSLSKHWETQEQIPDELIEKLVSTKRLNSAIGALGQLVIGLFDMTVHTPESHEAVKKLNAGRVWNTLRHEISGTKGPEDLGEGLEWGNRHAGIGHFIGGYDAGYYGYLYSEVFSLDMFHSFFAKNPMDGKEGRRYRHTVLERGGSIPELEFLREFLGREPSSEAFYKELGLSSTA, encoded by the exons ATGGCTCCCGACAAGTATCGTAACCCTCCTCAGGCACCGCCTCTGTTCACCGCCACCCCCGAATCGATCGCTGCCGATACCAAGAAGCTTTGCGATGCTACCAAGAATGTGTTGGACTCTGTAACTGCGAATGTTACTGCCGACAAGGCGTCTTTTGCCAATGTGCTTGAGCCCATCCTCATTGACGAGAACTTGGCTGCTACGCAGAGACGCATCTTGACCTTCTACCACCATGTTTCCACCAACAAGGAGCTTCGCGATGCCTccactgaggctgagagcGCCTTCAATGACTTCGGCATTGAATGCAACATGCGGGAGGATGTCTTCAACGCTGTCGATGCTGCCTACGCTAACCGAGCATCTCAGGATCTCACCAAGGAGCAGGCGCACGTCCTTGAGAAGGAGCGACAGAAGTACATTCGAAACGGTCTTCGGCTGCCCGCCGGTCCCAAGCGAGACCGCTTCAAGGAGATCCAGAAGCGTCTGAGCGAGCTTGAGATAAAGGCCCAGAAAAACCTTAACGAGGAGAAGGGTGCCATCTGGTTCACTCCTGAGGAACTCAAGGGAGTTCCTTCTGACGACATTGACATTGATTCCCTGGAGAAGGGTACTGGCGAAAATGAGGGCAAAGTCAAGCTGTCCTTTAAGTACAACCATTACTTCCCTCTCATCAAGTATGCTATCGATGCCGATACTCGCCGCAAGTACACCATCGCGGAATCCAACAAG GCGAATGTCAATGTTCCTATCTTCCAAGAGATCATCACCCTCCGAGATGAGGCCGCTCGCCTTCTCGGTTACGACAACCATGCCGCTCTACGCATTGAAGAAaagatggccaagactcCTGCTGCTGTTCGCACTTTCCTAGACGATCTTCGAAACAGATTGGCCGAAGGTGGTGCGAAGGAGATCAACGCACTGAAGGAgtacaagaagaaggactaCGAGGAGCGCGGCCTTTCATTTGACGACAGCTTCTACATGTGGGACACATCGTTCTACTCCAGAAtacagaaggagaaggagtatagtgttgatgaagccgcCATCTCACAGTACTTCCCTGTTGAGTCGACATTTGCCGGCATGCTTAAGATTTTCGAGGAGATTTTCGGCTTCGTGTTTGTCGAGCTCAAGCCTGAAGAGCGAGCGAGGCTCAGCCCCACTGGCAAGGCCGAAGACATTGTGTGGCATGAGGATGTTCTGATCTACAGCGTGTGGGACGATGAGGCCTCGGGCTCAAGCTTCAACGGTTACCTATACCTGGACCTTCACCCCCGTGACAACAAGTATGGCCACAACGCCAACTTCAACCTCGAGCCTGGTTATGTCACtgaggatggcaagaagcaTTACCCCGTCACTGCTCTTGTCTGCAACTTTAGCAAGCCTACACCAAAGAAACCTTCTCTGCTTAAGCATCATGAGGTTGTGACCCTGTTCCACGAGCTGGGCCATGGCATTCACGACTTGGCTGGCCGCACCCGCTACAGCTACTTCCATGGAACTTCCACGGTGCTCGATTTCGTTGAAGCTCCCTCTCAAATGCTGGAGAACTGGTGCTGGACACCTAGCGTGCTTAAATCGCTTTCCAAGCATTGGGAGACTCAAGAGCAAATTCCCGACGAGCTtattgagaagcttgtctcTACCAAGCGTCTCAACTCCGCTATAGGTGCACTAGGACAACTCGTTATTGGACTCTTTGACATGACTGTGCACACACCCGAGTCCCAtgaggctgtcaagaagctcaacgcTGGCCGAGTTTGGAACACCCTTAGGCATGAGATCTCCGGCACCAAGGGCCCTGAGGATCTGGGCGAGGGACT TGAATGGGGCAATAGGCACGCCGGTATTGGCCACTTCATCGGCGGCTACGATGCCGGTTACTACGGCTACCTCTACTCAGAGGTGTTCTCGCTCGACATGTTCCACTCATTCTTCGCCAAGAACCCAATGGACGGTAAGGAGGGTCGCCGATATCGCCATACCGTTCTTGAGAGAGGTGGAAGTATCCCAGAGTTGGAATTCTTGAGGGAGTTCTTGGGCCGAGAACCTAGTTCGGAAGCTTTCTATAAGGAGCTTGGACTTTCTTCAACCGCGTAG